DNA from Sphingomonas psychrotolerans:
GCAGAAGAGCGACTGGCGACGGCTGCGGCCACCATCCGCCAGATCGGCGCGCACGGGCTGTCTCCGCCGGCCACGCTGGAATTGCCAACGGGAGAAGGCTGATGACCGACAATGTGACGCCCCGCCTCGCGATGCCGCTGCTTCAATCGGGTCAGGCACAGAAGGAGATGACGCATAACGAGTCGCTCGCGCGACTCGATTTGATCGTGCAGGGCGCGGTCGTCGCCGCCGGCGTCGACACACCGCCGACGAGTCCCGAACCCGGCGCCTGTTGGCTCGTGGGCGCGGCGCCCGACGGCGTCTGGGCAGGTCATCCGCACGCGCTGGCAGGCTGGACGCGTTCGGGATGGATTTTCGTAGAGCCCCGCGAGGGCATGCAGCTCTCGCTCGGATCGACACAGGGTATTGCACGGTTCTCGGCGGGGATATGGCGGCTCGGAGAGCTCCACGGAAAAGTTTTTGTCGAGGGAGACCAAGTGGTTGGCCCAAGGGGCGACGCAGTGGCGGAACCCTCGGGAGGGTCGACGGTTGATGCCGAAGCGCGGACGGCAATCGTTTCGATACTGGAAGCAATGCGTTCACATGGTTTGATCGAGGGAGGTTGAACCTGTGGCGCTAATGCAACAGTCTCGGTTTTGTGTGCTTGCGCAGAAACCTTCGTTTCGGTAGTGAGTTTGTCGCTGTCCGTAGTGACAACTTTGAAAGGGGATTAATATGCGGAAGCTTGCCGTAACTTTGGCACTTGCGACGACCGCGCTCAGCACGCCCGCACTTGCACGCGACGATGCGTGGTATGTGGGTGTCGAGGGCGGCGCCATGCTGGTCGAAGACATTGATTGGGACGTTGGGGCTGCCATTGACAGCAC
Protein-coding regions in this window:
- a CDS encoding DUF2793 domain-containing protein, translating into MTDNVTPRLAMPLLQSGQAQKEMTHNESLARLDLIVQGAVVAAGVDTPPTSPEPGACWLVGAAPDGVWAGHPHALAGWTRSGWIFVEPREGMQLSLGSTQGIARFSAGIWRLGELHGKVFVEGDQVVGPRGDAVAEPSGGSTVDAEARTAIVSILEAMRSHGLIEGG